From the Candidatus Abyssobacteria bacterium SURF_5 genome, one window contains:
- a CDS encoding hydrolase — MEQRMMMRHRQILSRSNSALLVIDYQEKLLAAFANPDPFIGSCIKLIRFAKTLDLPILWTEQYPQGLGRTIEQVKQELTGLEPIEKVSFSCFGDSRFASAVSRLNRAQLIVCGIETHICVAQTVLDALEAGYQPQVAADACGSRRESDHEFGLRKMENAGSVLTTAEAAMYEVLARSDTAEFRKILKIVK; from the coding sequence ATGGAGCAAAGAATGATGATGCGCCACAGGCAGATACTCTCCAGAAGCAATTCGGCACTCCTGGTCATTGACTATCAGGAGAAGTTGCTTGCCGCCTTCGCCAATCCCGATCCTTTCATCGGCTCCTGCATCAAGCTGATCCGGTTCGCCAAGACCCTCGATCTGCCCATCCTCTGGACGGAACAATATCCTCAGGGGTTGGGCAGGACGATCGAGCAGGTGAAACAAGAGCTGACAGGATTGGAACCGATAGAGAAAGTCAGTTTCAGTTGCTTTGGCGACTCCCGTTTTGCGAGCGCCGTTTCGCGGCTGAACCGCGCACAATTGATCGTATGTGGAATCGAGACCCATATCTGCGTCGCGCAGACGGTGCTGGATGCTCTCGAGGCAGGCTATCAGCCGCAGGTGGCCGCGGATGCCTGCGGCTCTCGACGCGAATCCGATCATGAGTTCGGCCTCCGAAAAATGGAGAATGCCGGCTCAGTGTTGACGACTGCTGAAGCCGCCATGTATGAGGTACTCGCGCGATCGGATACAGCCGAGTTCCGCAAAATTCTAAAAATTGTAAAATAA
- a CDS encoding histone deacetylase has translation MSRTAFVYHPVYQEHFTGSWHPERPERLVAMLEAVESAGLKEALLHLTPSECPVEYVKAVHTERLIGMIKRLCGPTLQHIDSDTVVSEKSYEVALYAAGAGIAAADAIMAGTVENAFCAVRPPGHHAESDRAMGFCLFNNVAVATRYLQRQKGIERVLIVDWDVHHGNGTQEIFYEDPSVLYFSSHQYPYYPGTGSMHEGGSGKGETFTVNAPLRAGCGDPEYRQVYEKMLPKIAEVFQPQFVMVSAGFDGHKDDPLASMQLTEEGFGFLTRLTLEIAQKYCSGRLISMLEGGYGQSLGTSVVAHLKVLAGLS, from the coding sequence ATGTCACGAACCGCCTTTGTCTATCATCCAGTATACCAGGAGCATTTCACCGGCTCATGGCATCCGGAGCGCCCTGAACGGCTGGTCGCCATGCTTGAAGCGGTGGAATCGGCGGGATTAAAAGAGGCTCTTCTCCATCTTACTCCGTCAGAGTGTCCGGTGGAGTATGTGAAAGCCGTCCATACCGAGCGGCTCATCGGCATGATCAAACGATTGTGCGGCCCAACGCTGCAACACATCGATTCGGATACCGTCGTTTCAGAAAAATCGTACGAAGTAGCGTTATACGCCGCCGGCGCAGGCATCGCCGCAGCGGACGCAATTATGGCCGGAACGGTAGAAAACGCGTTCTGTGCGGTGAGGCCGCCGGGGCATCACGCCGAGAGCGACCGCGCGATGGGCTTCTGCCTTTTCAATAATGTCGCAGTCGCCACGCGCTATCTGCAACGGCAAAAGGGCATCGAGAGGGTTCTGATTGTCGATTGGGATGTGCATCACGGCAACGGCACACAGGAGATTTTCTACGAGGACCCATCTGTACTCTACTTCAGCTCGCACCAATACCCATATTATCCCGGCACCGGAAGCATGCACGAGGGCGGCAGCGGTAAAGGGGAGACCTTTACGGTTAATGCACCCCTCCGCGCAGGGTGCGGCGACCCCGAGTATCGACAAGTTTACGAAAAGATGCTTCCCAAAATAGCCGAAGTCTTTCAGCCCCAATTCGTGATGGTTTCCGCGGGATTCGACGGCCATAAAGACGATCCTCTCGCGTCCATGCAGTTGACGGAAGAAGGATTCGGTTTTCTAACCCGGCTGACGCTTGAGATAGCGCAAAAATATTGCAGCGGCCGGCTGATCTCGATGCTCGAAGGCGGCTACGGCCAGTCACTCGGAACTTCGGTCGTTGCGCATCTGAAGGTTTTGGCCGGTTTAAGTTGA
- a CDS encoding DUF2961 domain-containing protein, giving the protein MLSTISLAHLASLRNCRSLRASSYDRTGGNADFWIFQPGESRVLAHLPGPGIIRHIWMTLACSEDAYLRKIVLKMFWDGEREPSVEVPVGDVFGLGHARTTYFTSLPLSMFDRGFNCFFSMPFYRDARIEVVSECDELPLILYFYIDYEAHERLPEGLGTFHCQWRRKNGCRPVQLPNDQNVDGKENYIVLEASGHGHYVGCHLDIDARTPGWWGEGDDMFFIDGEKWPPAIHGTGTEDYFCGAWNYNEVRQPFCTPYYGYHLKGNDDYTGKHSMYRFHIEDPIVFSRSILFSIEHGHANDMGHDYSSTAYWYQAEPHRKAVDLLPVAERLPRPD; this is encoded by the coding sequence ATGTTGTCGACCATTTCTCTAGCACATCTGGCCTCACTCCGCAATTGCCGCTCGCTGCGCGCGTCCAGCTATGATAGGACTGGGGGGAATGCGGATTTCTGGATCTTTCAACCGGGAGAGAGCAGAGTGCTCGCTCACCTGCCGGGCCCGGGAATCATACGGCATATCTGGATGACGCTGGCGTGCTCGGAGGACGCCTATCTCAGGAAGATCGTGCTCAAGATGTTTTGGGACGGCGAACGCGAACCCAGTGTTGAAGTTCCTGTTGGCGATGTTTTTGGGCTCGGCCACGCGAGAACGACCTACTTCACATCGCTGCCGCTCTCAATGTTCGATCGCGGATTCAACTGCTTTTTCTCGATGCCTTTTTACCGGGACGCCCGGATCGAGGTCGTGAGCGAATGTGATGAGCTTCCGCTCATCCTTTATTTTTACATCGATTACGAGGCCCATGAACGATTGCCCGAGGGGCTGGGGACGTTCCACTGCCAGTGGCGAAGGAAAAACGGGTGCCGCCCGGTTCAACTGCCGAACGACCAGAATGTGGACGGGAAGGAGAATTATATCGTTCTCGAAGCAAGCGGCCACGGCCATTACGTCGGATGCCATCTGGATATCGACGCCCGTACTCCGGGATGGTGGGGCGAGGGCGACGACATGTTTTTCATTGACGGAGAGAAATGGCCACCCGCAATTCACGGGACGGGAACCGAGGACTACTTTTGCGGCGCCTGGAATTATAATGAGGTTCGACAGCCGTTCTGTACACCCTACTACGGCTATCACCTGAAGGGCAACGACGACTACACGGGAAAACACTCGATGTACCGGTTCCACATCGAGGACCCGATTGTTTTCAGTAGGTCGATCCTGTTTTCGATCGAGCACGGACATGCCAACGATATGG